The proteins below are encoded in one region of Nitrospira sp.:
- the truA gene encoding tRNA pseudouridine synthase A has protein sequence MAVATFKLTVEYDGSEFAGWQRQADQPTIQAALEQALLRMSQHPTPLVGAGRTDAGVHALGQVASFRSDKSFTPEEWRRGLNALVPESICVRTVERVADDFHARYSAKGKLYEYRLLNREERTALDRTRMWHLQRPLDVTLMQEAAQFLLGRHDCSSFQGPQSDVDNRVCDIREVTVRRNDDIFSITIYADRFLKQMVRAIVGTLVEVGLRKRSPTSMNEILAARDRCLAGRTAPAHGLYLVRVDY, from the coding sequence ATGGCCGTCGCGACGTTCAAGCTCACGGTGGAATATGATGGATCGGAATTCGCCGGTTGGCAACGCCAGGCCGATCAGCCGACCATTCAGGCAGCCCTCGAACAGGCGCTCCTGCGGATGAGCCAACACCCGACTCCTCTAGTAGGGGCCGGACGGACCGATGCGGGCGTCCACGCGCTCGGCCAGGTGGCAAGTTTTCGCAGCGACAAGTCCTTCACCCCGGAGGAGTGGCGTCGTGGGCTCAACGCACTGGTCCCGGAGAGCATTTGTGTGAGAACCGTTGAGCGAGTGGCGGACGACTTTCACGCGCGGTATTCGGCCAAAGGCAAACTGTACGAATACCGGCTGCTCAATCGAGAGGAACGGACGGCATTGGACCGAACGAGGATGTGGCATCTCCAACGTCCGCTGGACGTAACGCTCATGCAGGAAGCCGCGCAGTTCCTCCTAGGCCGGCATGATTGCTCGTCCTTCCAGGGGCCACAGTCAGATGTTGACAATCGTGTATGCGACATCCGAGAGGTCACGGTCCGGCGAAATGATGACATTTTCAGTATTACCATTTATGCGGATCGGTTTCTGAAACAAATGGTCCGAGCGATCGTGGGAACGCTCGTAGAGGTCGGACTGCGCAAACGATCTCCGACCAGCATGAACGAAATCCTCGCCGCAAGGGATCGTTGTTTGGCCGGACGAACGGCCCCAGCACACGGCCTCTATCTGGTCCGGGTAGACTACTAA
- a CDS encoding serine acetyltransferase, which translates to MLSRIRHDLAVVFERDPAATSRLEVILTYSGFHALLAYRISHWLWERGIPVLPRLISQLARWLTGIEIHPGATIGQGFFIDHGMGVVVGETAEIGDFVTLFQGVTLGGTGKERGKRHPTVGNHVVIGAGAKILGAIRIGDNVKIGANSVVLKSVPAHSTVIGVPARIIKMEGERVPEATMDHTNIPDPIIDRFEALEQELIQLRKKLENGPTSTR; encoded by the coding sequence ATGCTCTCACGAATCCGACACGACCTGGCTGTTGTCTTCGAGCGGGATCCTGCCGCGACGAGCCGACTCGAGGTCATCCTGACGTACTCGGGCTTCCACGCGCTTTTGGCCTACCGCATCTCGCATTGGTTGTGGGAACGAGGGATACCGGTTCTGCCTCGATTGATCTCGCAACTGGCGCGCTGGCTCACGGGAATCGAGATTCATCCGGGTGCCACCATTGGGCAGGGATTTTTCATCGATCACGGGATGGGAGTCGTCGTCGGCGAAACGGCAGAAATCGGCGATTTCGTGACCCTGTTCCAAGGCGTCACGCTAGGTGGAACCGGCAAGGAGCGGGGAAAGCGGCACCCGACCGTTGGGAATCACGTGGTCATCGGCGCGGGTGCGAAAATACTCGGCGCGATCCGGATCGGTGACAACGTCAAGATTGGGGCGAACTCCGTGGTGTTGAAGTCCGTGCCGGCACATTCGACGGTCATCGGGGTTCCGGCCCGCATCATCAAGATGGAGGGCGAGCGAGTCCCCGAAGCCACGATGGACCATACAAATATCCCCGATCCCATTATCGATCGCTTCGAAGCCCTCGAACAGGAACTCATCCAACTGCGCAAGAAGCTGGAGAATGGCCCTACCTCCACGAGGTAG
- the ispF gene encoding 2-C-methyl-D-erythritol 2,4-cyclodiphosphate synthase gives MEQSAFLERNDDERVEDMPKASQMDPGRTAQDVRPRYRIGMGYDVHQLASGRKLILGGVAVPHTKGLAGHSDADALVHAVCDALLGAMGEGDLGRHFPSSNPAYKDIPSLNLLKHVCALLATHRYRIVNVDSTIIAQAPRLGGLLSTMAATMAEVMGVDPGAVNVKVKSGEGLDAVGHEEGIATQAVCLIEALSDK, from the coding sequence GTGGAGCAGTCGGCGTTTCTGGAGCGAAACGATGATGAACGGGTGGAAGACATGCCAAAGGCGAGTCAGATGGATCCGGGACGTACGGCGCAAGACGTGAGGCCGAGGTATCGCATCGGCATGGGCTACGACGTTCATCAGCTCGCCTCCGGGCGTAAGCTGATTTTGGGTGGCGTTGCAGTGCCCCATACCAAGGGATTGGCGGGACATTCGGATGCCGATGCCCTGGTCCATGCCGTCTGCGATGCCCTGCTTGGAGCGATGGGGGAAGGAGACCTGGGTCGGCATTTCCCCAGTTCCAATCCAGCCTATAAAGACATTCCCAGTCTGAACCTGCTCAAGCACGTGTGCGCCCTGTTGGCGACTCATCGTTATCGAATCGTCAACGTGGATAGTACGATTATTGCGCAAGCTCCCCGCCTTGGCGGGTTGCTGTCGACGATGGCTGCGACGATGGCCGAGGTGATGGGGGTCGATCCCGGAGCGGTGAATGTCAAGGTGAAAAGCGGTGAGGGCCTGGACGCGGTCGGGCATGAAGAGGGCATCGCGACGCAAGCCGTCTGTTTGATCGAGGCACTTTCCGACAAGTAA
- the ispD gene encoding 2-C-methyl-D-erythritol 4-phosphate cytidylyltransferase → MGGETPKQYLRIGGVPLLAHALHTLQQATQIDHIILAVPEADRDYCKKEIVARFGVNKVRHIVAGGAQRQDSVGAALAAVDPTVELVLVHDAVRPFLTIDMIARVCHAAARHGGAIIAIPVRDTLKAVGAEAHIESTLDRGRLWQAQTPQAFRREVLERAHEKARTDHYIGTDEADLVQRIGEPVVVVEGSGENIKITRPEDLIIGEAIWASRKEAR, encoded by the coding sequence ATGGGGGGGGAGACACCAAAGCAGTATTTACGCATTGGTGGGGTCCCCTTGCTGGCGCACGCGCTGCACACCCTTCAGCAAGCGACGCAGATCGACCACATCATCCTGGCCGTGCCAGAGGCTGATCGCGATTATTGCAAGAAGGAAATCGTTGCCCGGTTTGGCGTCAACAAGGTGCGGCATATTGTGGCCGGTGGTGCTCAGCGCCAGGATTCCGTCGGTGCGGCACTGGCGGCGGTCGATCCCACGGTCGAACTCGTTCTCGTACACGATGCCGTGAGGCCCTTCTTGACGATCGACATGATCGCCCGCGTCTGTCACGCTGCGGCACGGCATGGCGGGGCCATCATTGCCATCCCCGTGCGGGACACGTTGAAGGCGGTGGGTGCAGAGGCGCACATCGAGAGTACCCTGGATCGCGGCCGTCTCTGGCAGGCACAAACCCCCCAGGCGTTTCGTCGCGAAGTATTGGAGCGTGCACATGAGAAGGCGCGCACCGATCACTACATCGGAACGGACGAGGCCGACCTCGTGCAGCGGATCGGAGAGCCGGTTGTGGTGGTCGAAGGATCGGGTGAAAACATCAAAATCACACGGCCGGAGGACCTGATCATCGGCGAGGCTATTTGGGCTTCGCGAAAGGAAGCGCGGTGA
- a CDS encoding PIN/TRAM domain-containing protein, whose protein sequence is MATRTMFVLLSAVAGMALLARWDDGQWTSLMIGFGVGAATGGIILFSEHLLQRLSFGLIMGGTAGLGVGLLLTGLIEWVGSVVFDVQTVLFHIGGLVFLLGLPYLGTMLGARFGQAHFGTPPAPHHGGTIGSKILDTSVIIDGRIADLCETGFLEGAFVVPHFILHELQHIADSSDALKRARGRRGLDILNKIQKMPDIDVRIVEDDFPQIREVDAKIVALAKRMGAKVVTNDLNLNKVAELQGVRVLNINELCNALRPVVLPGEALRVFVLKEGKEPGQGVAYLDDGTMIVVDNAKRWIGRNIDVVVTSVLQTTAGRMIFTRLKEESEREELQAARG, encoded by the coding sequence ATGGCAACCCGTACAATGTTCGTCCTGCTTAGCGCGGTGGCCGGCATGGCACTCCTCGCCCGATGGGACGACGGGCAGTGGACGAGTCTGATGATTGGGTTCGGGGTAGGCGCCGCGACCGGCGGCATCATCCTGTTCAGCGAACATCTTCTGCAGCGGCTTTCGTTTGGACTTATCATGGGCGGGACGGCCGGCCTTGGCGTCGGTCTCTTGCTGACGGGTTTGATCGAGTGGGTCGGCAGTGTCGTCTTCGACGTTCAGACCGTTCTCTTCCATATCGGCGGGCTGGTGTTTCTGCTTGGCCTTCCTTATCTAGGGACGATGCTGGGCGCCCGGTTTGGACAAGCGCATTTCGGAACTCCTCCCGCTCCACATCACGGCGGCACCATCGGGTCGAAGATTTTGGACACGAGTGTCATTATCGACGGCCGCATCGCCGATCTCTGCGAAACCGGTTTCCTCGAAGGGGCCTTTGTCGTGCCCCATTTCATCCTGCATGAACTCCAGCACATCGCCGATTCGTCCGATGCCCTCAAGCGGGCACGCGGGCGGCGCGGTCTCGACATCTTGAACAAGATCCAGAAAATGCCCGATATCGACGTTCGGATCGTCGAGGATGACTTTCCCCAAATCCGCGAGGTCGACGCCAAAATCGTCGCTCTGGCCAAGCGCATGGGAGCCAAAGTCGTGACGAACGACTTGAATCTGAACAAGGTGGCTGAACTGCAGGGCGTGCGGGTGCTGAACATCAACGAACTGTGCAATGCGTTGCGCCCGGTGGTATTGCCCGGCGAGGCTCTCCGTGTGTTCGTGCTGAAGGAAGGCAAAGAACCCGGTCAGGGTGTGGCATACTTGGACGACGGGACCATGATCGTCGTGGATAACGCCAAACGCTGGATCGGGCGGAACATTGACGTCGTGGTCACCAGCGTGTTGCAGACAACCGCCGGCCGCATGATCTTCACGCGACTCAAGGAAGAAAGCGAGCGGGAGGAACTCCAAGCGGCGAGAGGCTAG
- a CDS encoding fructose-bisphosphate aldolase has protein sequence MANRVTDILNWYESDSPGTKANLARLMNHGRLAGTGKLVILPVDQGFEHGPARSFAPNPPGYNPHYHFELAIEAGCNAYAAPLGFLEAGAGKYAGRIPLILKLNNHDVLHDEKDPLPSVTGSVRDALRLGCSAIGFTIYPGSSHCNHMYEQLRVLAEEAKGVGLAVVVWSYPRGSALSKEGETAMDVVAYAAQIACQLGAHIVKVKLPSGHLEQSAAKKVYESAQIPIKTLSERVKHVVQSSFDGRRIVIFSGGAKSEDKNVFEEVRAIRDGGGFGSIIGRNSFQRPKVDALKFLGTVMSIYAGETP, from the coding sequence ATGGCAAATCGTGTGACGGATATTCTGAATTGGTACGAGAGCGATAGCCCTGGGACGAAAGCCAATCTGGCTCGTCTGATGAACCATGGTCGCCTGGCCGGTACCGGGAAATTGGTGATACTTCCGGTCGACCAAGGGTTCGAGCACGGTCCTGCTCGTAGCTTTGCGCCCAATCCCCCAGGATACAATCCGCACTATCACTTCGAACTGGCCATTGAAGCGGGATGTAATGCCTATGCCGCACCGCTTGGATTTCTGGAAGCCGGGGCGGGCAAATATGCAGGCCGGATCCCCTTGATCCTGAAGCTGAACAATCACGACGTCCTGCACGATGAAAAGGACCCCCTGCCCTCCGTCACGGGAAGCGTCCGCGATGCATTGCGCCTGGGTTGCTCCGCGATTGGGTTCACGATCTATCCCGGTTCGTCCCATTGTAACCACATGTACGAGCAGCTTCGTGTCTTGGCCGAAGAGGCCAAGGGGGTCGGGTTGGCTGTTGTCGTGTGGTCTTATCCACGGGGATCCGCTCTCAGCAAAGAGGGGGAAACGGCGATGGACGTCGTGGCCTATGCGGCACAGATCGCCTGCCAATTGGGCGCCCACATTGTCAAGGTCAAGCTCCCATCCGGACATCTGGAGCAGTCCGCGGCCAAGAAGGTGTACGAATCCGCTCAAATTCCGATCAAGACCCTTTCCGAGCGGGTCAAGCACGTGGTGCAAAGTTCTTTTGACGGACGACGCATCGTGATCTTTTCGGGTGGAGCGAAAAGCGAAGATAAGAACGTCTTCGAAGAGGTCCGTGCCATTCGCGACGGCGGAGGATTCGGCTCCATCATCGGTCGAAATTCCTTCCAGCGACCCAAGGTAGACGCGTTGAAGTTTCTCGGGACGGTGATGAGCATCTACGCGGGCGAGACACCATAA